tttaattattatagataaaatcAATGCTGAACTAAGTAAAAGATTTTCTAATAATGAAGATTTATTGATAGGAATTAGTGTATTGGACCCAagaaatagtaattttttggATAAAAATCTTATTCATCCATTTGCTTTATCTTATATGTGCGATATTGATTCTTTAGATTctgaattaaacattattagaaaatcaataaaacaatttgaattaaaataccattctataaaaactatttttcaatttcataaatttttattgGATTATCAATTagcattttttgaattatataagtTATGTACTATTGCAATTACAATACCTGTGTCTTCAGCAGCATGTGAAAGAACTTTTTCATGTATGAAAAgaattaaatcatatttgagAAATTCTATGCTTCATGACAATCTATCTAGCTTAAGTATAATTGCTATAGAAAAGTCTGAagcaaaatcattaaatattgaggatataatcaatatttttgctgaaagtcataataatagaagaattttattaaaataaattatttatattattatgtattttattgctGTTTTTCTTAACTTACCTACAtgtgttatataggtacttatataatatattattatcttatcgtttttattatttccaattaattttaaacaaataattaatattaaaagtttttaattgtttaatttaaactttaaacagttgttttttattttatcttaaaatattatatttatttatatagtttttttttttatatataataaaatatgttcattgattgtttatttaaattggtattattacataatataatgtttattgtcagtttaaaatatttgtagttttgtttttatggttATAGAAACTCAATTGTACTACAGTTTTATTGATGCATGATGGTGTAATTGGTATTGAGTGTAATTTTGGGTTAgggagtataaaaattaaaaagtgtttacataaatatatattttgttaggaaataaatactattaatacatGTTTACGAATCATTGTTTTATAGTAAGTTTACACGATGTactgtaaaaaaattgaaaaattggaaGTTGACCCTCCCCATCCCCCCTCTGCAAAAGTGCCTGTcgtcaatattgtttttatatatatatcaagtCAACAATTTGGCCCTCCCTAAAAAATTTGGGCCCCAGTCTGGCCCACCTGGTATTAAATTTCTGGCGCCGCcactgtatgtatatatttaatataataatatgtgatattaatCTAATTAGATAATAAgatagtgtatatatattattcaaataaagatatttattattaccaattccataaaattaacataataataattattattacatcaattaataaatgattaacaTTTATGAGTTCTATtgaattaagttttaattatataatgtaaaattaaatttgaactgatagtgtaaatatattatgagccTTATTTATAgcctaaaaatacaaaatgcaaataaaaataaaaatataccaattaatagtataatatgcccTCATTATATTGAAactcttttatatattatagcagccgcagcataaaaaaaaataataaacttttaatataattatgtttaggtacattatagcacctataattaattgaaattaacaTAGAAAcctaaaaacaaatgttataaaaaaaaataatagtgtatcAACTATTATTACAgctgttggttttttttctccAGCCTTCCCTTAGCACTGGTGAGCCATTTTCCTATAGCTGTAATTACCTCATCATCACAGCAGCTTTTGAACTTTGACTTTTTGATAGCCTCTAAATAACAGCAaaagtttaataaacaattattctaGGTTAtgtctaggtatattattatacaaaaaaaaattattttaattaaattaccaaatattgctttatttatagataaaattgaaaaattatttttatttcttagtcCGTAGTAAGTATATTCAGTTAATACTTTATCTGTAAACacctttttcaaaattttatatatcatatttggCAATGATTTTCCACCAGTTCTGGCTAATTCACacacctataaataattaaaaaaaaaatcaatatattgattatagctggtaataattaaaaatcttacAATAAGTTTTTGAAAAGAATTGTCTGATTTCATTTTGTCTTCCATATAATTAATTCCGTTTATATCAGATATTGGCCAATTTGACACAAAATAATCTATTTCAAAATTACTTTCATCAGCTGCAGCTGTCAGAGATCTACTAAATTGCGAGTTATTAAACAATTCAAATAGTTCTTCCTGTCTATTAGATATCTTGCATACCTCTACTTTTAAAAATgccaaatagtttataatagttttttgaaattctataaaaaaaaaatacatttaaaaaataataacaataatttataatcatatagaagtacaatcaattttatatactttCATTATTCGCAGTCTGCAATAGTGATGAAGAAATATCCTGTTGTATGTAAGAATAATTTGAAGTatcaactgaaaaataaaaatcacaatatttgtattaaatatcacgaacataaaaataaaaattgaattgtgtTGACATTTTACACGTACTAGCTGGGTTTGGTagtgtttcatttttttttttttcgttattattggTGGTAGGTAGTACTACCATTTTTGAAGAATTTATAACATGTTTAGAATTATCATCTGCATTATTTGACTCATCATCGCCATAatctaacaataaataaattaaaattctttaaattgtaataactgtGTAGATTattcagtaaaaatatattaaaaatgcataatttacCGTTCATCAATTCATCACGATCAAGAATATCTGAAAAAGTAAATTACAATGTTTAGAATAATTGAAGAGGAAACTTTTTCAAACATCCAAATTAGtttgaaatgtttacaattttaatatacaattcatattatattatgtaatataatatcacttttattgttatgttatatcacatattatattggacctatatattatgcatgtataaaatattaaaatacctgatatatcaaataaattattattcccaTCATCATTTTCAAGAAGAATATTTTGATTGGTAATAAGTGATGGATTGTAATCTTTATCAAGATCAGCATCATCTGCAATTGatgctatataaataaaataaataaatatagatttaacttatttggttttttaaaccataatatattatagtcattatcaatataaataattgatattcattattGAATAACATAGACTCACAAATCTCTGAAGAACATTGATCGTTATCAACATCATTATTACAATCAATTAACAGGTGACATACTGCGGTTGGAAGACTTAtctttcttatttatttttttttttcattgatgttttgtttcttaaatatttttaaatctggtGAATCTAATAATGTTGTATTCGGTCTTTTTAAAGAATTTCCTGGTGTTTTAGCAAAGGTTGATTTTCTTTGTAAATCAGTAACAGATgctaaaacaaacaataaaataatatgtgatatcattagggttttaaaatgtcatgaatacagtgtaacaatataattaatattatgaatttggaATGTACaacaaatagatatttttaaaagcaatgatttttttatagttaggtcttatagttaaatttcattatgtttttttttcaggagAGAAGGTGTATTTACTACCTGACGGTTTTGAAAACTTGTTTTGTTTTACTGTGGTGGTTGTTGATTTTTTTGGTTTGTAACTTCAAATGGTTGTTTGAACATCAAAGTCATCCAGATCAGAAGTATACAGTCCCCGTTTTGCTTTGTCTAGTGCATCAGTAAAtgatactatataaaaataaacaaaacataaatatctaatcctattatttaataatataataggtatagctaggtaccaattattatctatttaattatttacataaattaaacttacatATGTTTGTTGAAAGCACTCGACagtcataatatgaaaaatcatATCCATTAGGCCTTGTTTTATTTGCTCGATACTTGGCAATTTGCGCATCATTATTTGGCCATGCGCATTGAGTGCTATTATGATTAAGCCAATCCGTAGGAACGGGCTCCACTGAATCATCGGTTATAAAGTGAACAATGgtccacatttttgatatttaatatatcttAGTTGTTAACTTATTAACTGCAACTATTAGCAGGTATAACAGGtactattaaatacaaaataaaaattacttaaattgatgtaattaattgtttgacaagaatatttttaaattaaaataatagtaatcatatgaatttatacttataatattggtaCACATATAATAGATATcctattatgaaatataatactatcactaaaataaaacatttttataaaagaaaagtataaaaataaatttccctATCAAGGTAAATTGATATAATGTTGAATGCGagattaaatgtaaaaattaaaaattaaaacttgcaGGATACCTACAACTtgaattaagttatttaaaagttaataaaatagataCTATAGATTATGTGGGTACTTAGAATGATGCATTAATAgttgttattaaaatgaatgattGGATAAGCAACATTCAAGTCGTTAATTGTTAGGATCATATATTTAGTCACCACATCTTCAATATTCCAAATTCTTATTTGCTTAGAGAATTTTTCTACTTTATAAATGCCTAGTTTTTCACTTTTTAATGGTTTGGAAAAAAAGCtaccaattttttcaaattgtctTCCTAATAGAATCAACTTCTGTAGATCTTGACTATAGCAAATATTTAagactttaataattataaatatattttctattttcaagcCAACATATGAATTAGGAGCAGAatgggttttaattttaattttatctaataatagtattttatattgagGAGAAGAAGTTCCATCTATTAGAGGACCGTCACTATGCAAATATTGAAAGTTCTGGTTAAAATCATTTTCAAGTTTATCTACTAAGATGTTGGGTTTGAATTGTTCTTCACACCTTCTTACCACTTGTTGTAgcggtttatcattttttcgaaccatttttttttaaatggctcatataattttcaaatttaaaacagctTACTGTATCAAGGGACCCATAGTTATCATAATCTTCAACCAAATGAATTAAGGCATGTATATTAGCCGAAATAAAGTGTTTTCCATATAAATTTCCAAACTTTTGTACAAAATTAATCATTAGTGATTGAGCAAaagatgataaattattgtaattaggaCTTAGAAAGATAATCATCGCTACGTGTAAACACAAAACATGTTCATATAATTCTTTAGATACAATTGATTGAATAGCTATAGGcccaatatacaataaaaatagccTAAACTCAGTGGCTTTCCATCTCGGTAATTCTTCTAAAGATCTTGGTTTTCTTGCAAaatcattaggtatattatattttaaagacaaaAGTCTTTCTGAAATTTTCTTGATCAAATTggggtttattttttgtttatttacatcTCTACCTAAGCCATCTCCTCCTTTCCATAACATGATCATTTTTTTCATAGCACCAAGACATACAACATGCATATAGTCTAAACTAAAATTCTTTACTATATTAAGAGAagggatatttaatatttctgttgTATCATCACAGCTACTATGATATTGTCGTtgaattttattaacaaaatcatCATGAGTTCTTCTAGGACATTCTGTATCAGGGAAACAAACtcttctaaataaatattgaccTTGAACTGTGCACCTAGTGCATGAAAAAAATCCCGTATGTGATTTTGTCTTAAGCAAAAATGATTTAGCTGGCATATCGCAACAAAAACAATCAATAACTAAATCTTTATGAACTGTGGTTAAAgttttattgttgaaaatatctACATCAATACCATTTTGAATAAGGGCCTTTACTTCATCAACAAaatctttaatataaatattactatcacCAGGTTTGTTATGGCCCCAATAAATTCCAATAGGAAAAACAGTTTGATTGGTTTGCCTTATGTAACCTAGAATCGGCCAGAAACAACTACCAGAACTCTTGGCTAATGGTAGGCCGTCTATTCCAATGACTAATTTAATTGTTTCTTCAGAAAATTGCTTATCTAaatgttgtttaatattataagctactccgaaatgataataatacccAGGAGAAACACTTTTCATTTCAACAGGCTTATTATACGAAACACTGGAATACATCTTATAGAAAGTTCTGCTCGTAATTGGAAGATCTTGAAAACATTTATGGCCTTTCAAAATTTTTAGCAATTTATCAAATGTACTATTGAGTACATTATTTTCAGAAGCCCATTGATACAAATTCTCAGTAATAATTGATTGTTTCAAAGATGAAATATGATCCAGATCACTATCTGTATCAGTACTATCCAGGGTACTATCAGTATTTTCAGGTTTTAAAAATGCACTAATGGTATTTGCTTCACCATCAAAATTTGTATTAGAACAAGACGTAGAAGTTCAAATTGGaaattatttactgtatttGTAGTATCCTGAATAGTTATATCATTAGGACTATTGCTAATTTCTGATGAAAGAGCAACAACGTTAGGTACTTGTGGGGAAGACGCATCTGCAAgtgaatgtttaattaaattaatctcGTTGATTATTCTTCTGCGTTTAGTTGATTTACTTAGACTATTTTGTCTTAGCATGATagctgtaaaaatgtattttatgaagAAATAATCTGAAATAGTGACAAATATATGAATGTAAAATAAGCAAAATagtataggtagataatattatggagATCACAGCTGcagtattattacaatatcatgtTTTATAGACTACCTTAGCTCTCAAATAATGCTAacaagaacaaaatattaattatataaatttaaaatagtaaatactttaCGAGTCCACGACGTGCTTTACTGAATGTCGACATTAAAAAGATCTTTGAATCTTTTTATTCTTCGAAAATTATAACACTGTAATGATGTACGTGTGTGACACAATCAAATACGATGAATACGAAACGCACggcaaaacaataaattatacgagTACTAATGAGTACTAATGTAACGGCATAAGTAAACACAAGTCACAACAACTTACGATTCCACGTGCTTTACAAAATAACTTTGAAtaccgtaaatattttattgattattcttCTAAATGAATAGTTATAACATAACACTGTAATGTACGTGTATAACACAAACATATACGAAAGACGAAAAACACGGCAccacaattataaatgtataatatgagctagtacctatctattatctAATACTATGCACTATAGCtatgacaataat
This genomic window from Metopolophium dirhodum isolate CAU chromosome 1, ASM1992520v1, whole genome shotgun sequence contains:
- the LOC132935364 gene encoding uncharacterized protein LOC132935364, giving the protein MNDYGDDESNNADDNSKHVINSSKMVVLPTTNNNEKKKNETLPNPAIDTSNYSYIQQDISSSLLQTANNEKFQKTIINYLAFLKVEVCKISNRQEELFELFNNSQFSRSLTAAADESNFEIDYFVSNWPISDINGINYMEDKMKSDNSFQKLIVCELARTGGKSLPNMIYKILKKVFTDKVLTEYTYYGLRNKNNFSILSINKAIFEAIKKSKFKSCCDDEVITAIGKWLTSAKGRLEKKNQQL